A region of the Pseudomonas asiatica genome:
GGGTTGCCCCCGAACGGTTCGGCGGAAAACGCATCGACCTGGAAGATTTCAAGTTGCATGCACACACTCCTTGTTGCCCGATCGCTGCCAGGCAGATGTATGAAAAGGGTTACTGGCGTACCGGGGTCAACACGGCTTCGCCGGCAAAGAACGCCTGCAGGTTGCGCAGCACCAGGGTCACCGTGTCGCGCGCCGCCTCCGGCGACTGGCCGGCCACGTGGGGGGTGAGCACGGTGTTGCCAAGGGCCTTGAGGGCATCGGGTACAGCCGGCTCGTCGTCGAACACATCCAGTGCCGCACCAGCCAGTTGGCCATGCTGCAGCGCGGCGACCAGGGCCTGGGTGTCGACCACGCTGGCACGGGCGATGTTCACCAGGTAGCCCTCGGCCCCCAGGGCCTCGAGCACCTGTGCATCGACCAGATGGCGAGTGTTGGCACCGCCGGGGGTGGCCACCACCAGGATGTCGACGGCATCGGCCAGGTGCAGCGGGCTGTCGTACCAGGTGTAGGGCACATCTTGGCGCGGCGTGCGGCTGTGGTAGCTGACGGGCATGGCAAAGCCCAGATCGGCGCGCCTGGCGATGGCCAGGCCCACCGCACCAAGGCCGAGAATGCCCAGGCGCTTGCCACTCACCGAGGGGCTGATCACCCGGTTCCATTCGCCCCGGCGGGTACTGGCATCGGCGCGGGGAATGTCGCGCAACAGCGCCAGCAGCAGGGCAAGGGTGTGGTCGGCGACTGCCTCGGCATTGGCCCCGGCGCCGTTGGTAACCGTGATGCCGCGCGCAGCGGCGGCGGCCAGGTCGACCTGCTCGTAGCCGGCACCGATCACGCAGATGATCTGCAGTTTGGACAGCGTGTCGATTTCGCTGGCAGTCAGGCCCAGCGGGCCGCGGGTGAGCACGGCATCGATTTCATGGGCATGGCGCTGGATGGCCTCGGCCCGCAGTTGCGGCGAAGGGGCGCGGATCAAACGGTAGCCGGCCTGCTCCAGCATGGGCAGGTAATCATCGACGGTTTCCACCAGCACCAGGACTGTCTTGTGCATGCCACCTCCTTATTCTTGAAGGGGCATTATGCGGAATCACAGCACAGTACAGTCAATCGGTAATTGCGGAAAAACTGTACTGTATTGGTTGCCTGTCCCGGCCCCTTCGCGGGTAAACCCGCTCCCACAGGGATATCACAGCACTTGAGATTTGTGACGTACCTGTGGGAGCGGGTTTACCCGCGAAGGGGCCGGGACAGGCAACCAACCCACTACTGGGCGAACGCACGCCCCAGACCACCCGGCACACCGCTGCTGTCAGTCTCCTGCCACGGCCCATCCGGGCTCAGCGACCAGCTCCAGCCGTTGTCGAAGCGGTAGTAGGTCCGCTGGCGGTAGAAGGTATTGGGTTTCTTCTCCAGCACATACACACCCAGCTTCGGGTCCCAATGGCTCGCCCCGCCAGGTGGCGGCGCGAAGCTGGCCGAGGTGCGTGGCATCGGCTTGGGCGTGGCCGCAGGCTTGCTCGGCGCGGGGGCCGGTTGCCTGTCCGGCAAGGGCTTGACCGCCGGCCCCGGTGGCGGCAGGCGCTCGATCGGTGGTTCGGGCTGCTCGTACGGCTCATGCACCGTACACGCAGACAAACCCAGGGCCAGGGTGATCAGGGTCAGGCGGACGATGCTGTGCATGGCATTGCTCTCTTACGGGTCGGGGCTGTCGATGGTCAGGTGCTGGATGGCCTGGGTGGCGCTAGGCAGTGGCGTGCCCTGGCCAATCCACTCGCCATGGGTTGGCTGGCCAGCGCGTGATACACGTGCAACGAGTTGGACTTCGGCAAAGTCCGACAGTTTCATCTGCGGCATCATGGCGTCAGCATCGGACAACTCCACCTCGATCGGCAACTGCGCCACGGTCACCCGCTTGGCCGCCAGCGGCATGGGTGGGCCATTGCTGGCGCGGGCGAAGATGAACACCGTGTCGTCCGGCTTGACCTTGTCCTTCAACGCCGCCGCCAGTTCCACGCGCACCTTCAAGCGAGCCGCCACGGGCGCCGCAGCCTGCCCCGGCGAACCACCCAGGCGCTCGGCGGCGCGGTCGATACCGCCCTGCAGCGCCGCACGCGAGGCATCACCTTCCGGCAGCTGCGCCAGCAGGCGCTTCCAGTAATCGATGGCTTCCTGGTAACGCTCGCCCTCGAAGGCAGCGATACCACGCAGGCCCAGGCTGGTCACTTCGTTGGGGTCGGCTTTCAGCGCCTCGTCAGTCAGCGCCTGCAGCTGCGGGCTCCATTTCTTGTCGGCAGCGAAGTACAGCGCCTGTGCCCACTGCCCGAGCAATTCGGGCTGGCGACCGGCCAGGGCCACGGCGCGCTCGAAAGTACGCGCGGCATCGGCGGGGCGCTGCTCGGCCATGTAGGCTCGGCCCAGGAAGTACACGGCCTCGGCCGAATCCGGCTGGGCCTGCACCACCCGTTCCAGGCGGGCAGTCATTTCTTCCATCGACTTGGGCGCTTCGGCAAACTCCTGGGTCAGTTCCACCTTGTCGGCCGCGCCGAAATGCAGGTACAGCCCCAATGCCAGCAGCGGTACCAGCAGCGCCGCCAGCAACGGCAGGGCCTTGCCCAGATGCCCCTGGCGCGGGGCCTCGGCACCTTCGGTATCCGCCAGCAGCTCACGGGCGGCCTCGTCACGGCCCTTGGCCATCTGCGCCTCGTCGAGCACGCCAGCGGCCTGCTGGGCAGCCAGTTCGGCGACGCGCTCCTGGTACAGGGCCACGTTCAGGGCGGTGCGGTCTTCTTCCTGCTGGCGGCCACGGCCACGCAGGATCGGGATCAGCAGGAAGCTGAGGGCAGCGAGCAGCAGCAGGCCCGCGCTAAGCCAGAATTCAATCATGGGTCTGTTCTTTTTCCAGCAATTTGGCGAGACGCTCGCGTTCTTCGGCGGACAACTCATTGGCGCCCTGCACGGCCGCACCGCGGCGCCGGCGCACGATCAGCGCCAGTACCACGAAACCACCGGCCAGCAAAATCCCCGGGCCGAACCACAACAGCCAGGTACGCCCGCTGAGCGCCGGCTTGTAGCGCACGAAGTCGCCATAGCGGTCGACCATGAAGTCGACGATCTGCTGGTTGCTCTTGCCCTCGCCGAGCATGCGGAAGATTTCCCGACGCAGGTCGGCGGCAATCGGCGCGTTGGAGTCGGCGATGTCCTGGTTCTGGCACTTGGGGCAGCGCAGCTCCTTGGTCAGCTGCTGGTAGCGCTCACGCTCGGCATCGTCGCGGAACTGGTAGGTGTCGATGGCCGCCTTGGCCACGCCTGCCAGGCTCAACCCCATGAAGAGCCCCAGCACGGCAGCTGCCAGCCCCCGCTTCATTGCTTGGCCTCGTCGACCAGGCCCTGGTACAGCGGCGCCAGCTGCTCACGCCAGACCGTGGCATCGACCACGCCCACGTGCTTGTAGCGGATGATGCCCTTGGCATCGATCAGGAAGGTTTCCGGCGCGCCGTACACGCCCAAGTCCAGGCCCAGGCTGCCCTGCTCGTCACGAATGTCCAGCTGGTACGGGTTGTGGAACTCGGCCAGCCACTTCAGGGCCGCAGCATTGTCGTCCTTGTAGTTGACGCCGTGGATCACCACGCCCTGCTGGGCCAGCTGGTTCAGGTACGGGTGCTCGACCTTGCACGACGGGCACCAGGTGGCCCACACGTTGACCAGTGCCGGGCGGCCACGCAAGTCGGCCTCGGTCAGGGTACGGTCGCCCTGGGTCGAGGCCAGGGAAAACGCCGGGAACGGCTTGCCGATCATTGCCGAGGGCAGCTCGTCGGGCTTGAGGAACAGCCCTTTGTAGAGGAACACCGCCACCAGCAGGAATACCGCCAGGGGGACTACCATGATCCAACGCTTCATGCAGCTGCTCCAGACACGCCCAGGGCATCACGCACCCGGGTCTTGACCTTGACGCGATAGCGCCGGTCGAGGGCCGCCAGCAACCCGCCCAGGCCGGTCAGCAGACCGCCCAGCCAGATCCAGCGGACGTAAGGCTTGATATGCACGCGTACCGCCCAGGCACCGTTCTCCAGCGGCTCGCCAAGGGCGACGTACAGGTCGCGGGTAAAGCCGGCGTCGATGCCGGCTTCGGTCATCATCGACTGCTGCACGGTGTACAGGCGTTTCTCCGGGTGCAGGGTGGTCACTTCACGGCCATCGCGGCTGACCACCACGGTGCCCTTGTCGGAAATGAAATTCGGCCCTTCGAAGTGCCGGGCACCCTGGAACAGGAAGTGGTAACCGCCCAGTTCCACGCTCTCGCCCGGCGCCATGCGCAGGTCGCGTTCGGCGCTGTTATTGCTCGACAGCACCACGCCCAGCGCGCACACCGCCAGACCCAGGTGCGCCAGCTGCATGCCCCAGTAGCTGCGACCCAGCCCGGGCAGGCCCTTGAGCAGGCCTTTGTGGCGGGTCTTGTCGAGAATGTCGCGCAGCCCGCCAAGCACCACCCAGGCGGCCAGGGCGAAGGCGGTCAGGGTCGGCCAGTCGAAGTCGTCGACGATAAAGCCCGCCACCGGCGCGAGGATGGCGCTGCCGAGCAGCACCGGGGTCATCATGCTGGCCAGCCATTTGCCGGGGGTGTCTTTCCAGCGCACCACCACGCCCACGCCCAGCACCACCATCAGCAGTGCCATCAGCGGCAGGAACAAGGCGTCGAAATACGGTGGGCCAACCGACAGCTTGGCCCCGGTCAGCGCATCGAGCACCAGCGGGTACAGAGTACCGAGCAGAATCATCGAGGCCGCCACTACCAGCACCAGGTTGTTGGCCAACAGCAACGTCTCGCGCGACCACAGCGCAAAGCCGACCTGGCTCTTGACCACCGGTGCGCGCAGGGCGAACAGGGTGAGCGATCCGCCGACCACGAACAGCAGGAAGATCAGGATGAAAATGCCCCGCGACGGGTCGGCGGCAAACGCGTGCACCGAGGTCAGCACACCGGAACGCACCAGGAAGGTACCCAGCAGGCTCAGCGAGAACGCGGCAATCGCCAGCAGTACGGTCCAGCTCTTGAATACCCCGCGCTTCTCGGTCACCGCCAGCGAGTGGATCAGCGCCGTACCTACCAGCCAGGGCATGAACGAGGCGTTTTCCACCGGGTCCCAGAACCACCAGCCACCCCAGCCCAGCTCATAGTAGGCCCACCACGAGCCCAGGGTAATGCCAACCCCGAGGAAGGCCCAGGCAACGATGGTCCAGGGCCGTGACCAGCGCGCCCAGGCGGCGTCCAGGCGGCCACCGAGCAAGGCGGCGATGGCGAAGGCGAAGGCCACCGAGAACCCGACGTAGCCCATGTACAGCATCGGCGGGTGGACGATCAGGCCAAAGTCCTGCAACAGCGGGTTGAGGTCGCGGCCATCGGTCGGCACCTGCGGCAGCAGGCGCTGGAACGGGTTGGAGGTGATGATCAGGAAGCTCAGGAAGCCCACGCTGATCATGCCCATTACCGCCAGCACGCGGGCCAGCATCACCTGCGGCAACTGCCGCGAGAACACCGATACGGCGAAGGTCCAGCCGCCGAGGATCAGCGCCCACAGCAGCAGCGAACCTTCGTGAGCGCCCCACACGGCACTGAACTTGTAGTACCAGGGCAAGGCGCTGTTGGAGTTGCTGGCCACATAGGCGACCGAGAAGTTGTCGGTCATGAAGGCATGGGTCAGGCAGGCGAAGGCAAAGGCCAGGAAGGCGAACTGCCCCCAGGCCGCCGGCCGCGCCAGGCTCATCCACAGGCTGTCGCCACGCCAGGCGCCGAGCAGCGGCACGCTGGCCTGCACGGCGGCAAAGCAGATGGCCAGGATCATCGCCAGCTGGCCGAGTTCGGGGATCACCAGCGCCGCGTTCATGGCTTGGCCTCCCCGCCGGTGGCGGCCTGGCCGCTTTCCTTCAGGGCCTTGGTAACCTCGGGCGGCATGTATTTCTCGTCGTGCTTGGCCAGTACTTCATCGGCCACCACCACGCCATCGGCGTTGAGCTTGCCGAGGGCGACGATGCCCTGCCCTTCGCGGAACAGGTCGGGGAGGATGCCACGGTAGGTGATCGGCACCGACTTGTTGAAGTCGGTGACCACGAAGCGCACGTCCAGCGAATCGGACGAGCGCTGTACCGAACCTTTCTCGACCATGCCGCCCGCGCGGATGCGGGTGTCCAGCGGCGCTTCGCCGTTGGCGATCTGGGTCGGGGTGTAGAACAGGTTGATGTTCTGCTGCAATGCGCTCAAGGCAAAGCCGACGGCAACCCCGACGCCGACCAGCAGGCCGACGATGAGCAACAGGCGTTTCTTGCGCTGCGGATTCACTGGTTGTTCTCCCGGCGCAAACGGCGCGCCTCATCTTGCAGGTAGCGACGGCGGGCCAGCACGGGCGCGGCGACATTCAGCGCCAGCACCGCCAGGCAGATGCCATAGGCCGTCCACACGTACAGGCCATGGTGGCCCATGGCGAGAAAGTCACCGAAGGTGGCGAAACTCATTGTGCGGCCCTCCGCCCCAGGCTGTTCAATACTTCATCCTTGACCCAACTGGCGCGCGCTTCGCGCTTGAGCACTTCAAGGCGCATGCGCAGCAACAGCACCACGCCAAAGAAGCAGTAGAAGCCCAGCGCCGTGCACAGCAGCGGCAACCACATTTCTGCGGGCATCGCCGGCTTTTCGGTGAGGGTGAAGGTGGCGCCCTGGTGCAGGGTGTTCCACCACTCCACCGAGTACTTGATGATCGGGATGTTCACCACGCCGACGATCGCCAGTACCGCACAGGCCTTGGCTGCACTGTCACGATTACTGATTGCCTGGCCCAGCGCAATAATGCCGAAGTACAGGAACAACAGGATGAGCATGGACGTCAGCCGGGCATCCCAGACCCACCAGCTTCCCCAGGTGGGCTTGCCCCAGATGGCCCCGGTGACCAGTGCCACGGCGGTCATCCAGGCACCGATGGGGGCGGCGCACTGCAAGGCAACGTCGGCCAGTTTCATCCTCCACACCAGCCCCACCACCCCGGCCACTGCCAGCAGCACGTAGCAGGACTGCGCCAGCATCGCCGCCGGCACGTGGATGTAGATGATGCGGAAGCTGTTGCCTTGCTGGTAGTCCTGGGGGGCGAAGGCCAGGCCCCAGGTGATGCCGACCAGCAGCAGGAGCACGGCAGCGCCGGCAAGCCACGGCAGCATGCGGCCGCTGATGGCATAGAACCATTTGGGGGAGCCCAGCTTGTGGAACCACGTCCAGCTTATTTTCATCAGGGTACATCCAGGGTATTGGCCGGGCTTGAAAGCCCGGGACTCGTTATTCGCCGACGCTGATCTTCAGGCCGGCCGCTATCGCAAAGGGTGCCAGGGTCACGGCGAGGGCCGTCAGGCTGGCGAGCCAGAGCAGGTGGCCGGTTGCCGGCATATTCTGCAACGCCGCTTGCAACGCACCACTGCCCAGGATCAATACAGGGATATACAACGGCAGAATCAGCAATGCCAGCAGCAAACCGCCGCGTTTCAGACCGACTGTCAGCGCCGCGCCCACCGCGCCCAGCAGGCTCAGCACCGGCGTGCCCAGCAGCAGGGAACCGAGCAGCACCGGCAGGCAATGGCTCGGCAGCCCCAGCATCAGTGCCAGCAGCGGCGCCAACAATACCAGCGCCAGCCCGGAAAAGATCCAGTGCGCCAGCACCTTGGCCAGCACCAGCAGCGCCAACGGGTGCGGCGACAGCACCCACTGTTCCAGCGAGCCGTCCTCGAAATCGCTGCGGAACAGGCCGTCCAGCGACAACAGCACCGCCAGCAGTGCCGCCACCCAGACCAGGCCTGGCGACAAGGTTTGCAACAATTGGCTTTCCGGGCCGACTGCCAGCGGGAACAGCGCAACCACGATGGCGAAGAATACCAACGGGTTGGCCAGCTCGGCCGGGCGGCGGAACAGCAGGCGCGCTTCGCGGCGCAACAACAGGATGAATACGCTCATGCCGCCCATTGCCCCAGGTTCAGTTCACGGTAACCGGAGGGCTTGCGTTCCAGCGTGTGGTGGGTGGTCAGCACTACCGTGCCGCCCTGCTCGCAGTGGGCCGTCAGGTGCGCCTCGAGCTGCGCCACGCCCTGCTTGTCGAGGGCGGTGAAGGGTTCGTCGAGAATCCACAGCGGCGGGCTGGCGAGGTACAGCCGGGCCAGGGCCACGCGGCGCTGCTGGCCGGCAGACAGGGTGTGGCAGGGCACATCTTCGAAACCACGCAGGCCGACGGCCGCCAGTGCCGCCCAGATCGCCTCGCGGCTGGCCGGCTGGTGCAGGGCGCACAACCAGGTGAGGTTCTCCTCGGCGGTGAGCAGGTCCTTGATGCCGGCGGCATGGCCGATCCACAACAGGATGCTGGCCAGGGCGTGGCGCTGCTCGGCCAGTGGCTTGCCGCCCAACAGGATCTGCCCGTCCGTCGGCTGCATCAGGCCGGCCAGCAGGCGCAGCAGGCTGGTCTTGCCGCTGCCGTTGGGGCCGCTGATCTGCAGCATGTCGCCGGGTCGCAGCTCGAAAGCGAGGTGCTCGAACAGCAGGCGCCAGTCGCGCTCGCAGGCCAGGCCCGCGGCTTGGAGGTGAAGGGTCACGGTTTCGCCTTATCTTTGTAGGGTTCCGGAGCGGTGTCGCCTGCTTCGCGGGCACGCCCGCTCCCACAAGGTTTCACGCAAGGCTTGAAAGCTGCGCAAGACCCTGTGGGAGCGGGCATGCCCGCGAAGCAGGCGACACGGCCCTTAAGCCCTGTATCTCAAGTCGCCCCCCTCGCTGCCGTTATACTGGCAACGACGGACGGTCGGCATTATTACACGCGCCGCCGCGCTGCCAAGAGGGCGGGCTCGACAGGTTGTATACAATCATGACTGAAATCAATAGTCTCGGCGCACAAACCGCGATCAGCCCCCAGGCCATCAAGGCGGGCATGACCGGCGAACTGCTGCGCCTGACGCAACCGCAGCCCGGCTTGATGGCCCCCGGCGAGACCGCGCAGGCCGAGGTCATGTCTTTGCGCCAAGTGGGCCAGGACTTCCAGCTGGTGCTGCGGCTGATGCTGGCCAACGGCACCCAGACCCAGCTGCAAGCCAGCGCCAGCCAGCCCCTGCCCCAGGGTAGCCAGGTCACGGTCAGCCAGACCGAAAGCAACCGCCTGGCGATCATGCTGCAGCAGGCCAGCGCCAGCCAGGTCGCCACCCTCACCCAGCTGGACACCAGCAAGGTGCCGGTCGGCACCCTGCTGCAGGGCAAGGTCCTGACCAACCAGGCGCTGGCCCAGGCGCCCGGCCAGCCCGCCGTCTACCGGGCGCTGGTCAGCCTGCTGAACAGTGCCCAGGCCGGCGCAACCCTGAGCGTGGACAGCCCGCGACCGCTGGCCGTCGGCAGCCTGCTCAGCGCGCTGGTGCAGGGCGACCAGTCGCTGCGTTTCGTACCGCTCAGCGGCCGCCAGGACCAGCTCAGCATTGCCCAGCAGCTGCTGACCCAGCAGAACCGCCAGGCTTCGCTGCCCGGCCTGCTCAATGCCCTGCAACAGGTGGCCCGCGACCCGGGCGCCGATGGCGAACTGCGAGCCAGCGCCGAACGCCTGCTGGCGGGCCTGCCGGAAGCCCGGCAACTGGGTGATGCCAAGGCAGTGGCCCAAGCCCTGAACAACAGCGGTACCTTTCTCGAAGCCAAACTGCTGAGCGGCCTCCCGGCCACCGTCGCCACCGACCTCAAGGCGCACTTGCTGCGGCTGATCACCGTCGCGCCGGCCAGCATACCCGGGGCGCCCAACCTGGCGCCCGCCAGCCTGGCCGTAACCATGCCGGCCCTGGCCCGCAGCGCGCTGGGCATGCTCGAACGGGTCAGCCCCAAGCCGCAGCCGGGCGCATTCCCGCTGCCGTCGCGCCTGCTCAAGGCCATGGAAGACGAAGGCGACCTGCAACAACTGCTGCGCCTGGCCGCCGCTGCCGTATCGCGCCTGCAAAGCCACGCCATGAGCAGCCTGCAACAAACCGGTACCCTGGAAAACGGCAACCTGCAGACCACCTGGCAAACCGAAGTGCCGATCCGCCACGGCCAGGAGTTCATCCCGTTGCAGGTCAAGCTGCAGCGCGAAGAAACGCCACAGCAGCAGGCCGACCGCCAGCAGGAGTCAGCCGACCCGCTGCAAGCGCTGTGGCGTATAGAGCTGGCTTTCGACCTCTCGCCCCTTGGCCCGGTGCAGGTCCAGGCACAACTGAGCCAAGGCCGCCTGGGTGGCCAGCTATGGGCGGAACGCGAGGCGACAGCCCGGCTGATCGACAGCCAGCTCGGCAGCTTGCGCGAACGCCTGTTGGCGCGGGGCCTGGATGTGGGTGATCTGGAATGCCATCCTGGTATCCCGCCACAAGGCCCGCGTACGCGGGTAGAACAACGTTGGGTGGATGAGAACGCATGACGCACCAACCTGCACGGCAGGCGATTGCCCTGTTCTACGACGGGCAGCAAGCCCCTACCCTCACCGCCAAGGGCGACGATGCGCTGGCCGAGGCCATCCTGGCATTGGCCCGCGAGCACGAAGTGCCGATCTACGAAAATGCCGAGCTGGTGCGTCTGCTGGCGCGCCTGGAGCTGGGGGACCAGATACCGGAGGCGCTGTACCTGACCATTGCCGAAATCATCGCCTTTGCCTGGCACCTGCGGGGCAAAGTGCCTGCGGGCTTCGATGACGAACCTGCCGCCCCAGGGACAACCCCACCGCTGCTAGGAAGGCTGCTGCCCGGAGGCGAAGGCACCTGACACCAGCCCTTGCCCTTGCGAGGGTCACGGGGTGATGAGAACGGCCAGGCCCCGCACCGACATATCTACCACCGCTTTTCCGTGCCCCTGCTCCAACCTTGCCGGCTTCATCTCAGCGCAAGGTACCCCCCATGCATTCGACTCGCATCAACGTGATGGGCACGCATTACGTTATAGACCACCTCGGCCATGTGCCTCGCCCCGATCGTGAAGCCAACCGCGCCATCCGCCAATGGCTCGCGCAGCAAGGCCATGACCTGGACCCAGACCAGCTCGACGTCGTTACCCTCCACTACTGCCCGGACGGTGCAGGTGGCCATCTGGCCGCGATCAGCCAGCGCACCAGCCTGCCCCAGGCACTGCTGGGCAACTGGCAGGGCGAGTCGGCCAGTGACGTGTTCGGCAAGCTGCTGCAAGCACCCTGGGCCGGTGCATTACCCGCAGGTCCGCTACGGTTGGTGGAAACCCTCCCGGCACCCGGCTTCAATCACTACGGGGCCCCCTTCGAGGTATTCAACGGTCTGTTCCGGCGCACTGCCCCGCAACGCTACGACGCTTCCACCCATCTGCCGGTAAGCGCCGAAGCCTTCCAGCAGTTCATCAGCAACCTGGACTTCCAGCAGCCTTTCAAGGCGGCGCTGGATGTGTACTGGCGTGACCATCTGCACAGTCACAGGCTGGCGCTGAAGCTCAACTTCATCGCAGCCTGCAACAGACAGGTCAGCGAGGGCAGCCTCAGCGAGCCTGCACGGCAACTGGTCTGGCAAGCGGCCGGGCTGATGCCGCGGCGTAACAGGCTGCGACGCAGCACGTTGAGCATCTACGGCTATGCCGCAACCGACCTGCTGTACCTGAACGACCCCGCCACCGACCTGACAGTGCTGTATGTTCCTGGCAACAGCTCACCGTTGCTGACGTTCAGCAGCGAACGAGAATTGAAGGCCTGGGTCGGCGAACAATGCAAAGACCCGACCAAACGCCAGGCCCTGAAACAGCACTTTCGCCTGGCCGATTGCCCGCAAGGCCTCGACTTCAGCGGCCTGGACACTGCCATGGAGGGGCTGGGCGCCTACCCTGAACGTCACCTGCTGCCGCCCGAACACGGCTATTTCAACGACGACGGCACCTGGCCGCCGCAGACCTATGTCAATTATCGACCTACCAAGTACAACCCAAGAATCAAGGGCGACCTGTTCCAGGCATTGGCCGAGCGCCAGCGTCAGCGCAGCTACGACGATGCCGCGTTTCTGATCACGGCTGACAGCGAAGTCATCAAGGCCAGGTGGCGTGGCTACCTGGCCACTACGCTCAACCTGCTGGCGCCACTGTGCCTGGTGGTACCCGGCCTGGGGCCGCTGCTGGCCATCGGTGGCATCGCCCAGCTTGGCCTGGGGCTCGACCAGGCAATCAACGGCAAGTCCCTGCAGCAGCAGCAGGAAGGCATCGGCAACATCACCTGGGGCCTGTTCAATGCCTTGCCCCTGGCGGTGGGCGCTGCCGCAAGGGGCAAGGCACTGTTCGAATTCAAGGTCGAGGGTTTCGCGCCGCCGACGCGGCTGAATGAACAGATCGGCTACCCCCTGAGCCCGCTCTCGCCACCGCGCTTCCCCGAGCCCGAGGGCGCACGCTACTTCCATATCACCGACCCGATAGAGCCACTGGAGGACGCTGACCAGGCAGTTGCCGACGCCGTCATTCGTACGCCCCAGTACGATGGTGAGCCAGACACCCTGGCAGCGAACATCGATGGCTACAACGCCAGGGTGATCTACGACATGGAGCGGGACGTATTCATTCGGGCCGAAGACCTGAACCAGGTCGACCCTGTCGGCTTCGTGGCGGTACCCGGCAGCCGGAACCTGCGCCCCGCGCCACAAGGGCGCGTGGTGACCCATGCGATGCGCAGTCGTACCTTGCGGGC
Encoded here:
- the ccmB gene encoding heme exporter protein CcmB, which gives rise to MGGMSVFILLLRREARLLFRRPAELANPLVFFAIVVALFPLAVGPESQLLQTLSPGLVWVAALLAVLLSLDGLFRSDFEDGSLEQWVLSPHPLALLVLAKVLAHWIFSGLALVLLAPLLALMLGLPSHCLPVLLGSLLLGTPVLSLLGAVGAALTVGLKRGGLLLALLILPLYIPVLILGSGALQAALQNMPATGHLLWLASLTALAVTLAPFAIAAGLKISVGE
- the ccmD gene encoding heme exporter protein CcmD — protein: MSFATFGDFLAMGHHGLYVWTAYGICLAVLALNVAAPVLARRRYLQDEARRLRRENNQ
- a CDS encoding heme ABC transporter permease gives rise to the protein MKISWTWFHKLGSPKWFYAISGRMLPWLAGAAVLLLLVGITWGLAFAPQDYQQGNSFRIIYIHVPAAMLAQSCYVLLAVAGVVGLVWRMKLADVALQCAAPIGAWMTAVALVTGAIWGKPTWGSWWVWDARLTSMLILLFLYFGIIALGQAISNRDSAAKACAVLAIVGVVNIPIIKYSVEWWNTLHQGATFTLTEKPAMPAEMWLPLLCTALGFYCFFGVVLLLRMRLEVLKREARASWVKDEVLNSLGRRAAQ
- a CDS encoding cytochrome c-type biogenesis protein translates to MKRGLAAAVLGLFMGLSLAGVAKAAIDTYQFRDDAERERYQQLTKELRCPKCQNQDIADSNAPIAADLRREIFRMLGEGKSNQQIVDFMVDRYGDFVRYKPALSGRTWLLWFGPGILLAGGFVVLALIVRRRRGAAVQGANELSAEERERLAKLLEKEQTHD
- the ccmE gene encoding cytochrome c maturation protein CcmE, with the protein product MNPQRKKRLLLIVGLLVGVGVAVGFALSALQQNINLFYTPTQIANGEAPLDTRIRAGGMVEKGSVQRSSDSLDVRFVVTDFNKSVPITYRGILPDLFREGQGIVALGKLNADGVVVADEVLAKHDEKYMPPEVTKALKESGQAATGGEAKP
- the ccmI gene encoding c-type cytochrome biogenesis protein CcmI → MIEFWLSAGLLLLAALSFLLIPILRGRGRQQEEDRTALNVALYQERVAELAAQQAAGVLDEAQMAKGRDEAARELLADTEGAEAPRQGHLGKALPLLAALLVPLLALGLYLHFGAADKVELTQEFAEAPKSMEEMTARLERVVQAQPDSAEAVYFLGRAYMAEQRPADAARTFERAVALAGRQPELLGQWAQALYFAADKKWSPQLQALTDEALKADPNEVTSLGLRGIAAFEGERYQEAIDYWKRLLAQLPEGDASRAALQGGIDRAAERLGGSPGQAAAPVAARLKVRVELAAALKDKVKPDDTVFIFARASNGPPMPLAAKRVTVAQLPIEVELSDADAMMPQMKLSDFAEVQLVARVSRAGQPTHGEWIGQGTPLPSATQAIQHLTIDSPDP
- a CDS encoding DsbE family thiol:disulfide interchange protein, which translates into the protein MKRWIMVVPLAVFLLVAVFLYKGLFLKPDELPSAMIGKPFPAFSLASTQGDRTLTEADLRGRPALVNVWATWCPSCKVEHPYLNQLAQQGVVIHGVNYKDDNAAALKWLAEFHNPYQLDIRDEQGSLGLDLGVYGAPETFLIDAKGIIRYKHVGVVDATVWREQLAPLYQGLVDEAKQ
- a CDS encoding heme lyase CcmF/NrfE family subunit — translated: MIPELGQLAMILAICFAAVQASVPLLGAWRGDSLWMSLARPAAWGQFAFLAFAFACLTHAFMTDNFSVAYVASNSNSALPWYYKFSAVWGAHEGSLLLWALILGGWTFAVSVFSRQLPQVMLARVLAVMGMISVGFLSFLIITSNPFQRLLPQVPTDGRDLNPLLQDFGLIVHPPMLYMGYVGFSVAFAFAIAALLGGRLDAAWARWSRPWTIVAWAFLGVGITLGSWWAYYELGWGGWWFWDPVENASFMPWLVGTALIHSLAVTEKRGVFKSWTVLLAIAAFSLSLLGTFLVRSGVLTSVHAFAADPSRGIFILIFLLFVVGGSLTLFALRAPVVKSQVGFALWSRETLLLANNLVLVVAASMILLGTLYPLVLDALTGAKLSVGPPYFDALFLPLMALLMVVLGVGVVVRWKDTPGKWLASMMTPVLLGSAILAPVAGFIVDDFDWPTLTAFALAAWVVLGGLRDILDKTRHKGLLKGLPGLGRSYWGMQLAHLGLAVCALGVVLSSNNSAERDLRMAPGESVELGGYHFLFQGARHFEGPNFISDKGTVVVSRDGREVTTLHPEKRLYTVQQSMMTEAGIDAGFTRDLYVALGEPLENGAWAVRVHIKPYVRWIWLGGLLTGLGGLLAALDRRYRVKVKTRVRDALGVSGAAA
- a CDS encoding 2-hydroxyacid dehydrogenase gives rise to the protein MHKTVLVLVETVDDYLPMLEQAGYRLIRAPSPQLRAEAIQRHAHEIDAVLTRGPLGLTASEIDTLSKLQIICVIGAGYEQVDLAAAAARGITVTNGAGANAEAVADHTLALLLALLRDIPRADASTRRGEWNRVISPSVSGKRLGILGLGAVGLAIARRADLGFAMPVSYHSRTPRQDVPYTWYDSPLHLADAVDILVVATPGGANTRHLVDAQVLEALGAEGYLVNIARASVVDTQALVAALQHGQLAGAALDVFDDEPAVPDALKALGNTVLTPHVAGQSPEAARDTVTLVLRNLQAFFAGEAVLTPVRQ
- the ccmA gene encoding cytochrome c biogenesis heme-transporting ATPase CcmA encodes the protein MTLHLQAAGLACERDWRLLFEHLAFELRPGDMLQISGPNGSGKTSLLRLLAGLMQPTDGQILLGGKPLAEQRHALASILLWIGHAAGIKDLLTAEENLTWLCALHQPASREAIWAALAAVGLRGFEDVPCHTLSAGQQRRVALARLYLASPPLWILDEPFTALDKQGVAQLEAHLTAHCEQGGTVVLTTHHTLERKPSGYRELNLGQWAA